In Lactuca sativa cultivar Salinas chromosome 5, Lsat_Salinas_v11, whole genome shotgun sequence, the DNA window cgttttcgacgttctttatatccacgcgaaggtgggaacgtactctaaaactttcgtttacacttcgtcggctaattttggctcgattttaaattttatattattaacgggcctgGACACgatttggtccgttaaatcctcataacttcttcatccgacatccgttttcgcccatctttttctcgttacgctactctcaacgagatcttcgattctcgtttaggtcgtgtcagctaaaaaccgctcgatcaaatattcgagtttagggctgtacactgctagtccgaaactttgaaaaatcataacttcttcatacgaagtcagatttgggcgttctttttaccgacgctcttagtttaacatattctacaacttttgtttagattgctaaggctaaatctcgctctatcgtaaattcactatttacgcttcccggtgtcgtgtcggttttgccgtaaaacttcgacgggccataacttcttcgttataactcagatttcggcgttctttatatgtacggaaacctcgtgacatatactacaacttggttaagattatttattctaaataatcttttgtcgaaaagtcgttttcgacccttattgcctctaaattgactagcccggatctacgggcgttacaagatCCCATAAAAACTTTGCAGTTAAGCGTGCCCAGACGAGAGCAattcagggatgggtgacccctagGAAGTTTCCGCGCCGGGAGCCCAATGCAAActatattgtgatacgtgccagagggggatgttacaatacAATTTTTGAATGATTTCAAGTcataatactgattgatctactgcAGTGGCGGAGCCAGGAATTTTGATATGGGGGTACAAACATTATCAATATATATTCTATGTAGTTATCATATCCCGGACATTAAAAAACATGGTACAATATCTTAAGCTGGGGGTACAATAACATAGATCATGTttacaaataaatttttttatatacataaaacaattttttgggGATGCTGTAGTACCCCCAACGCCCCATCTAGCTCCGCCACTGAtctattgattgatctacttacatgaATGATGACAAGGCTAGATTTAGTTATGTGGATATGAGATTatttgttccttacttgatagatcttgatgtagatatgagattattgaggaatctagactatcattagtcacaTGGAATATAAGATTAAGACTTAGTGATATTTGTACCTAGATATTTCAAAAGGAAAAGTTAAGGTGTTAGGCGAAACTTTGCTCGAGTCACAAGTCATCCACTTTTAAGaagtgagtgcatatttactttcatcttacaaatAGATATAAATTATATAGATGattacatgctatatgtgcttattgtctgtgttcttgatatttgTGCTAGATGAAGAAGGTGAAATAATAATGAGAGGCCATAACTTTATAGTACTATTGTACTGATGAACTAGTCATATAATAGATTATAtatgacgaccacatactattctagacagtctagtggaacactggcagacttgcaacctgtaggtgttaatgaactatgtGTTCGTTCCATGTACTCTATGCCCCTATGATTTCCTTATTGACATGAATTGCTATGGAATACCTAACACAATATTAGCTACTCGTTGCTTACGATGATCCTTAGGACAAGTCCCTTGAGATCAATATTTAGGATCAGAttgtgagaataacgggaatgagtaattaggttaattgtctgatgaaaaatataattaaaagatttaattattgtgggttgaaaaacttATGTGCTCACCAATCTTCCAAGCTTGACCCAGTTAGTTTATTTGTATGACAAGTAGCGATACGAAAACGCAAGGATGATAAGTTTAAATCTGATGAGAGATTTGAGGAGTTTGTAGGCCattagtatataggatgttgtaatGCCTATCAAGACAAGTTTATGCTTTTGTTTCCGTATCGATGATGACATCCCATGATTTTATATATTAATGAAAAATGTTTCCTCGAAAATACTTTGATATTAATAATATCTTACATTAAAAcatttttggaacaaattccacaataaaAGAATACTCTGaatcaaataagcataaagaaaaaACTTTTTTTGGACTGTGAAAACGAGAATATCACACCTAGAACTTTTGgtaaagtttatatatatatatatatatatatatatatatatatatatatatatatatatatatatatatatatatatatatataatatttttcttACATATTTGCAATGAGGACTTCATATTATAGATTTCAATGATTTCAATTCCATCCAAGACAATTCACCTTGGAGCCATATTCACTTAAATAAGGGTTCTGTGATCGAAAATCAAGAAAGATCTTCAATCAATGGAGCTAAACTTAGATCTCCAAAGGCATCACTGTAGGTTTGTTTGTTGGTGTGTGGATATGATAGAtaagtttaattattattatattcatcTAGTCAAGGGTTTATCCATTTTTATTATCCTGAAACTTCTCATTTTACTTTGGTTTATTTGGTGTGTATTTTAATGTAGCGTACATGTGTCATCAGGTTTTTGGAATGAaatgaagatgtatttggacactAAAAACTTTTGAACATGGGTTTGATTCTAAAAATCTTACTATACTATGTGGGCATGTCGTTAATTTTAATATGAATGCATTATGACGTATTGACTTTAATAGTGGAAGACAATaacctattattattattattattattattattattattattatttaacattttgttaaataaataacataatttttaaaatagataagtttttatttattttttgtaacaCTATATGAAATAAAAAAGGGTTAATGTCATCACTCTGGCCCAACAAATTAACGTTTTCTATTTTAAAAGGTCCCTCGTTTATTTTTTTTACACCCCAAGGGTGTAAACttgatttttatgttttaaaagggCCTTATTTTTGAATTTATTAACTTGTTACGGGTAAACCCGGTCAAAATTTCAATAAAGTCTCATATTTCTCATCACCAACTTACTCTACGTATTGTTCATCAAACCATGCTCACAACTCTTCTCACCCTTGTGACTGTGAGAAAAACCCACTGTGACTGACTATGTGAGACCAAAATTGTTGTCATAGATCATCAACTACTCGACTATGTGCATAACAGAAAATTAAGATTTTGAGTTTCAAACACAAAAAATCGTCATAAAGGTTGCGTCTTTGTTGGGTTCATCTAAAGACCATCGAAGAGAAGATCAATGGTTACCGACGATATTAGGTTATCTTTGCTGAATAATGGATTGGAGGTTCGAGGTTAATAGAAAACGATTTGGTTATCATCGGGAAGTGAGTCAAGAGTTATTAAGGAAAATATGAATCGTGATCACATCAAGTTATAAGTTTGACCGATGAGATTTCCAGACACGAGATTGTCCACCACTGTGAGTTGGTTCTGCAACACGTCGTCCAGTATCTCCAACTCAGAACGAAGACAAAACCATGGGTCCACGAGATTTCATGATTGTATCAACACAGTTCTTTCCACCCAAAGAGTATTTCCATAATACATCAACAACTTGTTCTCTATCTAAAAGCTCATTGCCTAACCCTAGCATCTGAATAAAAAACCCCACATATCTATCACTAGATTTAGGTGAGCTGCTTGCCCTATAATCCTGTGAATGTAACAACAATGACATTTTCACAAACACGTTGTGTGCATTGTTTCACCAAGAAAGGAAACTAAATTAATCTCAAACTGTATTATTACACAATAGTCCATTCATTCTAGACAATTGACATACAACAAGATGAAACGCAGATTCATATGAACTCTGAAGCAAATTAGACTACTTACAGAATTGCCATCGAAAACTTTTTGTGGAGTGTCATCATGAAATTTGCCACTGCTGTCACTACTGTTGCTGGCCCTTATGATGACCGGACGTACAGAGCGTAGTTTCAAGTTTGATGGATTAAAAGAAGACGAAGGAtgtaaattttggatttttcttcAAGTTCTTGAGGTTTCAAAAAGATCATTGAAAAAGATGTTTCGACATGGGATTGAATTTGAGAAATGGAAAAACGGAGTTTGAAATGAGGATGTGATGTTACGGACATCATCTTAGGAAACCAGTGAGGTTCAAACTCCATACAAGATTACGAAAGGTTTTTAGGATTTCATGGTGTTTTGTCGGTTTAAATGGTACTTACCTAATGGGAAGAGATTACAATAACAAGGCCAATTTCTATCTTATTTGCAACCTAACCGGTTATAATAAGTGGGTTACTCAAATTAGCAGGTCAAACACAAGTTGCCGCCCTTtagatgcaaaaaaaaaaataagatgagggaccttttaaaacaaaaatataagtTTGTGGGGTTACAGTGACATTTACccaataaaaaacataatttataagataaataaattttttgaaaatacaaaaaaaaaaatttcattaattaaaaacatagaaatttaaaacctaaaattacTACATCATACATAAAACCTAACAAATCAACTACTACactacttaatttaaaaaaaaaaagtaaaacataAAAACCGTAGAACAGTACTActcgtcgtcatcatcatcatcctcattcgCCTCGTCGTCACCGTCTGCATTCTTGTCGTAATCATCGCCCTCATCCTCTTCGTCTTCATCGTCATTTCCCCATCGGTGTTGTCTCCCCCATATGTGCTCGGTCAAATCATGTcgtagattgtgatgtgtttcacgATTTTGTATTTCCAAAACCCTAGAGAAGTATGTCGGGCTACCAACTTGTATTACTGCAGGTGGGTTAAGTGCATCGTTGTCGGTATATGAACAAATAGCTCTGCCCTTTTCTTCTATTATCATGTTATGTAAAATCACACAGGCAGTCAACACTGTCGTTAGTTTTGCCCTATCCCATGTTCGTGTTGGATGCTTGATTATGTGCCACCTTTGTTTTAGGACTCCAAACGCTCTTTCAATGTCCTTCCGTGCAGATTCCTGTGCTAACTTGAACAATTTTCGTTTCTCATTGGCTGGAAACGAAAAAGACTTAACAAATGTAGCATACTCTGGATATATCCCATCACCTAGGTAATATCCATACTTGTATTCATTTCCATTCACAACGTATGACATATCTGATGCTTTACCCTGCAAAATATCGTTAAATATCGGAGACGCGTGAAGCACATTCAGGTCATTGTTTGACCCCGCCATACCAAAGAATGCATGCCAAAACCATAGGTCGTTTGAAACAGCCGCCTCCAGTATAACAGTCGGGACCCCATGATCTCCTCGTGTGAATTGACCACGCCACGCATTGGGACAATTTGCCCACtcccaatgtgtacaatcaataCTACCAAGCATCCCTGGAAAACCATGTTTAGCTTTATGCGCGGCATACAACTGTTCGACATCACTTTAGTCGGATGTCGCAGGTATATGTCACGGTAAAGCTTTATAACATACTCACAGAAAAGATATGTACAATCTCGACCCGTCCTCTCAGACATTTTCAGATACTCATCTGATGTGTCTGCGGTTATACCATATCCCAATTGTCTAAGAGCAGCCGTACATTTTTGTATAGTGGTAAAACCACGTTTACCTCTAGCATCCCAACGTAATTGGAAAAACTCATAATTACGTTCCAAATCTGAAGCTATACGTAAAAATAATtttctactaatacgaaaacgGTCTTCAAATTTTGAAAGGCCATAAAGACTATCAGGGCAAAATAATCACGTACCAAAAGTTCATGTGTCGCCTCTCG includes these proteins:
- the LOC111920021 gene encoding NAP1-related protein 1-like, with protein sequence MLGSIDCTHWEWANCPNAWRGQFTRGDHGVPTVILEAAVSNDLWFWHAFFGMAGSNNDLNVLHASPIFNDILQGKASDMSYVVNGNEYKYGYYLGDGIYPEYATFVKSFSFPANEKRKLFKLAQESARKDIERAFGVLKQRWHIIKHPTRTWDRAKLTTVLTACVILHNMIIEEKGRAICSYTDNDALNPPAVIQVGSPTYFSRVLEIQNRETHHNLRHDLTEHIWGRQHRWGNDDEDEEDEGDDYDKNADGDDEANEDDDDDDE